The proteins below come from a single Chroococcidiopsis sp. SAG 2025 genomic window:
- a CDS encoding CopG family transcriptional regulator, with translation MAKKTPSLADLTLNKGAGSPVRAGLSPTEEPEQSPKRKGQTLRLDEGAWKQLKHLATDKGVSAHDLLIEAVNDLFRKYGKPPIA, from the coding sequence ATGGCGAAAAAAACACCTAGCCTAGCAGACCTGACGCTAAACAAGGGAGCAGGATCGCCCGTGAGGGCGGGGCTTTCACCCACAGAAGAGCCAGAACAATCCCCAAAGCGCAAAGGACAGACATTGCGTTTGGATGAAGGGGCATGGAAACAACTCAAACACCTGGCTACCGATAAAGGGGTGTCCGCTCACGATCTGCTGATTGAAGCAGTTAATGACCTATTTCGCAAATACGGGAAGCCACCGATAGCTTGA
- a CDS encoding tyrosine-type recombinase/integrase, which produces MTQSSTSPSNLVLKCATPLTLQPAAVYLSSLTPGSRRTMGKALGAIARLLTNGQCDALTLDWAALKYQHTAALRAVLMERYSPATVNRMLCALRRTLKEAQRLGLMSADDYARAADIPNVRGDSPQRGRILKTSEIAALLKVCKDDPTPAGAKDAAIIAILSGSGLRRSELVALELLDFSPETGALIVRKGKGSKSRTVYLPKGAVAAVSDWLKVRGDAQGALICPIRRGGQIELRKMTDQAVMMMLQRRAKQALVAAFSPHDFRRTFISNLLTAGADVITTSRLAGHADPATTQKYDLRGEEAKQQAVQLLHIPYEP; this is translated from the coding sequence ATGACACAATCGAGCACGTCACCATCTAACCTAGTTTTAAAGTGCGCCACCCCACTCACACTGCAACCCGCTGCGGTCTATCTATCTAGTTTGACTCCTGGCTCGCGGCGAACTATGGGTAAGGCGCTTGGGGCGATCGCTCGACTGTTGACCAACGGACAGTGCGACGCGCTGACTTTGGACTGGGCTGCTCTAAAATATCAACACACGGCGGCGCTCCGAGCCGTGTTGATGGAACGATACAGTCCCGCTACAGTCAACCGAATGCTCTGTGCCTTGCGACGCACTTTGAAAGAAGCCCAGCGGTTGGGGTTGATGAGTGCCGATGATTATGCTCGTGCGGCGGATATTCCCAACGTGCGGGGCGATTCCCCTCAAAGAGGACGAATCTTAAAAACCAGTGAAATTGCAGCTCTCCTGAAAGTTTGTAAGGATGATCCTACACCAGCGGGTGCTAAAGATGCGGCAATCATTGCGATTTTAAGTGGCTCTGGATTGCGGCGCTCAGAGCTTGTGGCTCTAGAATTGCTTGACTTCAGCCCCGAAACGGGTGCGTTGATTGTCCGCAAGGGCAAGGGAAGTAAATCTCGCACAGTCTACCTGCCAAAGGGCGCTGTCGCTGCGGTTTCTGACTGGCTCAAAGTCAGAGGCGATGCACAGGGCGCTCTGATTTGTCCGATTAGGCGCGGCGGTCAGATCGAGCTGCGGAAGATGACTGACCAGGCGGTAATGATGATGCTGCAAAGACGGGCAAAACAAGCTCTAGTCGCTGCTTTTTCTCCTCACGATTTCCGGCGCACCTTCATTAGTAATTTATTAACTGCTGGTGCTGATGTTATAACTACCAGCCGTCTTGCCGGACACGCCGATCCAGCCACTACCCAAAAATACGATCTGCGGGGGGAGGAAGCCAAGCAGCAAGCCGTCCAGCTATTGCATATTCCTTACGAGCCGTGA